In Pseudoroseomonas cervicalis, the DNA window AGCCCAGCTTCGAGGCGCCGCTGCACCTGCTGCTGCCGGGCCGCCCGGGCGAGGTCGACCGGCGCATCCGCGTCATCGAGGCGCCGGGCTATGGCATTGTCGGCCGCAGCGTAGAGCTGCGGCTGGCGGTGGAGGATCTCGGCGCCACCGGCCAACCGCAAGGCGGCGCGGTGCGGCTGACGCTGCGGCGCGACGGCGCGGCGCCACGCGTGGAAAGCGTGCCGCTGGGCCGCGAGCACCGCATCACCCTGCCGGTCGAGCGTGGGGGCCCCAGCGTCGTCGAGATCACCGCCGAGGCGCGGCCGGGCGAGGTCTCCACCCTGAACAACCGCGCCGTGGTGACGGTGAACGGGGTGCGCGACCGGCTGCGGGTGCTGCTGGTCTCGGGCGAGCCGCATTCGGGCGAGCGCACCTGGCGCCGGCTGCTGAAGGCCGACCCGAATGTCGACCTGGTGCATTTCACCATCCTGCGCCCGCCCGAGAAGGACGACCTGACCCCGCTGAACGAGCTGGCGCTGATCGCCTTCCCGGTGCGCGAGCTGTTCCAGGTGAAGCTGCGCGAATTCGACCTGATCGTGTTCGACCGCTTCAGCAATCGCGGCATCCTGCCGCCGATGTATCTGCGCAACATCGCCGATTACGTGCGCGGCGGCGGCGCGCTGCTGCTCTCGGTCGGGCCGGAATTCCTCGGCCCCACCAGCCTGGCATCCACTCCGCTCGGCCAGGTGCTGCCGGCGCGGCCGCTCTCCGGCGCGGCGGCCCTGGCCGAGGGCGCCTTCCGCCCGCGCGTGACCGAGGCCGGCGCCCGCCACCCGGTGACCCAGGGGCTGACCGGCGCCAATGCCGGCGCCGCCCAGCCCGGTTGGGGCCGCTGGTACCGCCATCTGCGCGCCGAGCCGCAAAGCGGGCTGACGGTGATGGACAGCCCCGATGGCGCGCCGCTGCTGCAGCTGGACCGTGTCGGCGAGGGCCGGGTGGCGCTGCTGCTCTCCGACCAGATCTGGCTGTGGTCCAGGGGCCATGATGGCGGCGGCCCGCAGGCCGAGCTGCTGCGCCGCGCGGCGCACTGGCTGATGAAGGAGCCTGAGCTGGAGGAGGAGGACCTCGTGGCGCGGGTGGAGGGCGGCACGCTGACCGTGACCCGCCGCAGCGTCGAGGCCGGGCCGCCGCCCGAGATCACCGTCACCGCGCCGGACGGCACGGTCAGCCGCCACCGGGCGGAGGCGGCGCAGGGCGGCCAGGCCACGCTGTCGCTGCCCGCCACCCAGCCCGGTGTCTGGCAGGCCGGGGATGGGCGGCGCACCGCCTTCGCCGCCGCCGCCGCCGCCAACCCGCTGGAGATCGCCGATCTGCGCGCCGAGCCCGGCCGCGCCCTGCCGCTGGCGGAAGCCACCGGTGGCGGGCTGCACTGGCTGGGCAGCGGGGAGCGCCCGACCCTGCCGGAGCTGCGCCGCGTTGCCGCGGGCCGGGATGCGCAGGGCGCGTCCTGGATCGGGCTGCGCCGCAACCAGGACCATCTGGTGACCGGCATCGCCGCCCTGCCGCTGCTGCCGCCCTGGCTGGCTTTGCCGCTGGTGCTGGGCATCGCCCTGCTGGCCTGGCGGCGGGAGGGGCGCTGAGCGGAGGCCGGGACGCGGGCTGCGGCAGGCGAGGTCCGGCGCCCGGGGCTTGGGTATCCGGGCTTGGGTAGCCGGGGCGTCGGATAGCCGGGGTCTGGGCGACGGTGGCTGCGCCATGGCGCCCGAAGGCCACCCTCCCGCCCCGCCCGGCCGCCTCTATGGCGCGCCGCCCCGCGCGGGCCTATGTGTGGCGCAGAGGATCCACGCCATGCGCCAGATGCTGCCCGCCCTGCTCCTGCCCGCCCTGCTCGCCGGCTGCGCCGCGCCGGGGCCGACGCTGGAGCAGCGCCTCGCCACCTTCATCAACCGCCCCGAGGGCGAGCTGGTCGCGCAACTCGGCGTGCCGATCCGCACTTACGAGACCGAGGGAAGGCGCTTCCTGCAATTCGAGCAGCAGAGCACCGTCCTGGTGCCGGGGGACCCCTGGGGCTATGGCTACAGCCCCTGGGGCTATCGCCGTCCCTGGACCGCGCCCCCCTCCTATGCCGTGACGCGCTGCGAGATGACCTTCGCGGTGCGCCAGGGCCTCGTCGAAAGCTTTACCGCGCGGGGCGAGGGCTGCGGCTGAGCCCGCTTCGCCCGCGCCCGGAAATGGTCTAGAGAGGTCGCCATGCGCCGTCTCCTGAAGCTCGCTCCGCTGCCCCTCCTGTCCGCCCTGCTGCTCGGCACGGCCCTGCCCGCCGCCGCGCAAAGCCTGCGCGGGCCGATGGTGCCGGAAGCCCAGCCCCAGGCGCCCCGCCGCGAGGCCCCGGCCCTGCCCGGTCTGGCCGGCCGCGGCCGCACCCCCGTCATCCCGGCCGAGCCCAACCAGCAGAGCCTGGGCCCGAACGAGGCGCTGTTCGACGCCATCAACCGCGGCGACATGGCCGCGGCGCGCGACGCCATGGCGCGCGGCGCCGACCTCAACGCCCGCAACGTGCTGGGGCTGACGCCGATCGATTCCGCGGTGGACCAGAACCGCACCGAGATCGCCTTCTTCCTGCTGGCCGCGCGCGGCACCGTGGTGGGCGGTGGCGACAACCTGCCCCCGCCGCCGCCGGGCGGGCCGCGCGGCGCCTCGGCCGCCGCCGGCGCGCCGCTGGCCGCGCCGCCGCCCGCTGGCCAGCGCAGCGCCCGCGCCACCCCGGCGCCGCGCCCGCAGCCGGCGGCCCCGGCCGCCCGCGCCCCGGCCGATCCCGGCACGCCGCGCCCGGATCGCGGCTTCCTGGGCTTCGACGCCGGCGGCTGAGCCCGCCGCCACGCCGCGCCGCATGACCGGCCCGGGGGCGCTTCCCCGGGCCTTTTTCATGCGCGCGGCGCCCGGCCCCGCCCGCGGTGCCGCCCGCGTGATTCGGCCCGGCGGCAACCGCGCCCGGCCGCACCGCTTTTTCGTTGCAGGCGCGGCCGGTAGGGGGCGGCGCACGGCGAAAGGGTTCCGGCCATGGCCTTGCGGCGCATCCTGATCTGGACCGGCCTGCCCGTCCTGGCGGTGCTGCTGCTGATCCTGCTCTGGTCCTGGGCCTGGTTCATCCCGCTGCTGGAACGCCAGGCGAGCGCCAAACTCGGCCGCCCCGTCGCCATTGGCGGGCTGGATGTCGATCTCGGCCGCATCACCGGCATCACCCTGACCGATCTGCGCATCGCCAACCCCGAGGGCTTCGCCGAGGACCCGCCCTTCGCCGCCATCCCGCGCCTGACGGTCCGGCTGGATGCGATGGAGTTCATCCGCCACCGCCGCATCATCATCCCCGACATCGCGCTGGAGCGCCCGGTGGTGACGGTGCTGGCCACCGACGAGAACCGCCGCAACTACGACTTCCCCGCCCTGACCGCGGCCGATCCCAACGCGCCCCCCGCCGACCCGGCCGAGGCGCCGCAGATCGGCGCGCTGCGGGTGCAGGAGGGGGTGGTGGCGGTGCGCCACGCGCCGCTGCGCGCCGACATGCAGGTGCGCGTCGCCACCGAGGAGCCGGAGGGCGCCGAGCCCCGGCTGCGCGCCACCGCCGAAGGCCGCTATGCCGACCAGCCCATCACCGCCGAGCTGACCGGCGGCGCCGTGCTGTCGCTGCGCGATGCCGAGCATCCCTGGCCGGTGAAGCTCGACCTCGCCAACGGCCCGACCCGCGCGACGCTGGAGGGCACGCTGCAGGACCCGCTGCGCTTCGCCGGCGCCAATCTGCGGCTGCGCTTCGCCGGCCCCGACATGGCGCGGCTGACCCCGCTGACCGGCGTGCCCATCCCCGCCACCCCGCCCTACCAGGTCAGCGGCCGGCTGGACTACGCCGCCGGCGCGGTGCGCTTCACCGATATCGAGGGCAAGGTCGGCCGCAGCGATCTCGGCGGCCAGATCGCCGTCACCCCGCGCGACGGGCAGCGCCCGCTGGTCGAGGCCACGCTGCGCTCCCGCCAGGTGGATCTGGACGACCTCGCCGGCTTCATCGGCGCCCCGCCGGGCGACCAGGTGGACCGCCGCCAGGCGGCGCGCGGTCGCATCCTGCCGGACGACCCGCTGAACCTGCCCAAGCTGGAAGCCGCCGATATCCGCCTGACCTATGATGGCGGCAAGATCCTCGGCCGGCGCATGCCGCTCGACGATCTGCACGCCAACCTGACCATCATCGACGGCGCCATCGGCCTGCACCCGCTGCGCTTCGGCGTCGGCACCGGGCGGATCGAGGGGCAGTTCGACTTCACCCCGCTGGAGAATGCGCGCGGCCTGCGGGTGAAGGCCGAGGCGCGCTTCCAGCGCGTCGACCTCTCCCGCCTGATGGGCGTCACCCCGCTGGGCGAGGGCCAGGGCCGCATCGGCGGCAGCGCCCGGCTGGAAGCGCAAGGGGCGTCCATCGCCGACATGCTGGGCAGCGGCGACGGCGCCATCACCCTCGGCATGGCCGGCGGCAATCTCTCCGCCCTGCTGGTCGATCTCTCGGGCCTGCGGCTGGGCAATGCCATCCTCTCCGCCCTCGGCCTGCCCAACCGCACCCAGGTGCAGTGCTTCATCGGCGACATGGCGCTGCGCCGCGGCAACCTCTCCACCCGCGCCGTGCTGATCGACACCGAGGACGCGCTGATCTCCGGCATGGGCGATATCAGCCTGCGCAACGAGCGGCTGGACTACCGCCTGCGCACCGAGGCCAAGCATTTCACCATCGGCGCGCTGACCACCGACATCCTGATCCGCGGGCCCTTCCGCGATCCCTCCGTGATGCCGGAACCCGTCGAGCTCGGCGTGCGCGGCGCGGCGGCGGTCGGGCTCGGCATCATCTCCCTGCCGCTGGCCATCCTGCCGACCATCCGCTTCGGGATCGGGGAGGATGATCGCTGCGAGGGGCTGGTCAGAAGGGCCCGGTAAGCACCGGGGGAATGAATTCCCCCGGGCCCCCTTCTTTTTTCTCTCAGGGCCGGCCGCCGCTGGCGGCCGGCAGCACCACGTCGCGCAGCAGGGACGCATTGATCGCAAAGGCCGCCATGGCGCCCTGCGCGGCGGCGACCACCGCCATCTGCAGATGCGGGGCGGCGTCGCCCGCCACATACAGGCCGGGCACCTCGGTCGCGCCATCATGAGCGGCGCGGATCAGGCCACCGCGCGTCAGGCCGCAGCCCAGCCGCTGCGCCAGGTCGGAGCGCTGCCGCTGCGCGGCGGCCAGCACCAGCACGGAGCGCGGCAGCACCTCGCCATCCGCCAGGCGCAGCGCGAAGAGACGCCCGCCCTCGGACAGCAGCTCGACCACCCTCGCCTCGCGCAACCCGATGCCGAGCTGCGCCAGCCGGGCGCGGTGCCGCGCCTCCGGCCTCCGGCCCTGGCAGCACAGCACCAGGTCGCTGCTCCAGCCGCGCATCTCCAGCGCCATGCGATAGCCGGCCACCCCCTCGCCCAGCACCGCCATGGGCTGGTCGCGCCGCTCCCACCCGTCGCAATAAGGGCAGTGCCAGGCATCCAGCCCGTAGAGCTCCGGCAGCCCGGGGATCTCCGGCAGCTGGTCCGCCATGCCGGTGGCCAGCAGCACGGCGCGCGCCGCCACCGGCGTGGCGCCTTCGGCCAGATGCAGGGTGAAGCCGGGCTCCACCGCCTCCACCCGCGCATCGCGCAGCTCGACCTCCGGATAGGCCGCCAGCTGCTCGCGCGCGATGCGGCGGAACTCGGCGGGCGGGATGCCGTCCCGCGTCAGGAAACCGTGCATCATGCGCGCCGGGTCGTTGCGGTGCTCGCCGGAATCCAGCAGCAGCACCCGCCGCCGGGCGCGGCCGAGCAGCAGCGCGGCGCTCAGCCCCGCCGGCCCGCCGCCCACCACGGCGACATCATACGTGCTCATCCTAGCCCCCTCATCCCAACATCGAGGCGATGTTGGAGCCGCCCGTCGGATAGGCCGTCATCATGCGCGACAGCGCCTCCGCCCCCATGCCGGCGCGCATCGCCAGTGCGAAGAGGTTGATGCTGTCCGGCGCCTCCGGCCCCAGCAGATGCGCGCCCAGGATGGCGCCGCTGCCCGGCGCGATCAGCAGGCGGAAGGCGGCCGTGTCCTCCCCGGTGCGGCGCACCGACTGGTAGCCGGCCATGTCGCCCTCGCGAAGTTCGTAGTCGATGCCGCGCTCCTTCGCCTGCGCCTCGGTCAGGCCGACGGCGGCCAGCGGCGGCAGGGTGAAGGCGGCGCTCGGCACCACGCTGTAATCGGGCTTGGTGTGGCAGCCCTCCAGCAGGTTGCGCGCCACCACGGCGGCGTCATGGCTCGCCACCGGCGTCAGCGCCGGCCCCTGGGCGGCGGCGTCGCCGGCGGCGAAGACCCGTTCATTGCCGCTGCTGCGCAGATAGGGGTCGAGCAGCAGCCGCCCCTTCTCCACCGGCACCCCCGCCGCCTCCAGCCCCAGGCCGGACAGCGCCGGGCGGCGGCCGAGCCCGTGCAGCACCATGGCGCCCGCGAAGCCGCGCCCATCCTCGCATTCGACGCGGAAGCCGCCGGCATTGGGCCGGATGGCGGCGGCCTTGCAGTTCAGCTCGACCCGGATGCCGAGCGCGCGGGTCTTCTCCACCAGCCGCGCCACCAGCGCCTGGTCGAACTGCGCCAGGGGCCTGTCGCCGCCTTCGAGGATGGTCACCTCCGCCCCCGCGCGCCGCGCCAGATGCGCGCATTCGAAGGAGATGTAGCCGCCGCCCAGCAGCACCAGGCTTTTCGGCATCTCCTCCAGCGCCAGGAAATCATCGCTGGTGGCGAGGTTCTCGCGCCCGGCGATCGGCAGTTCGGCGGGCTCCGCCCCCGTGGCGATCAGCGCGTGGCGGAAGCGGATTTCCTGCCCCTCCACATCGAGATGCTCGGGGCCGCGGAAGCGTGGCTGGCCATGCAGCGCGGTGATGCCGGCGCGCTCCAGGCTGTCGCGCCGGGCATCCGGCACCGGGTCGGTGAAGCTGCGCTTGAAGCGCTGCGCCGCCGCCCAGTCCAGCGTCACGGCGCCGCCACCGCCGACACCCTTCCCGGACAGGCGCTGCGCGCGTTCCGCCGCCTCGGCCAGGGTCCAGAACACCTTCTTCGGCTCGCAGCCGCGCAGCGCGCAGGTGCCGCCGAATTGCCGGGATTCCACCAGCGCCACGCGCCAGCCGACGGCGCGGCAGGTGGTCGCCACCTTGACCCCGGCGGTGCCGGAGCCGAGCACGATCAGATCGACATCCATCAGGGTCTGCGCCTTCCGCCCGGCCGCGCCAGGAAACGAACGAAAAAGGGCGGCGCCGGTCTCCCGCGCCGCCCATCGGCCGCCCCCGGCAGGGCGCGGCCCTCGCCGCCGCCCCGCGCCGGGGCGGCCATCATCCTCAGAGGATCCGCAGACGGCCCAGGATGTAGCCAATGCCGGCGGCGATCGCGAGCGAGGTCATCGGCTGCTCGCGGACATTGTCGCAGAGCTGGCCCATGAAGTTCTCGGCCTGGCCCTGGATCTGGTTCACCTGGCCGCGCGCCTGCGTGTCGCGGTTGTTGGTGAAGGCGCCCACGGCCTCCTGGGCACGGCCGACGGTCTCGCGGGCGGCACCGGTGAAGCGGTTCTCGTCCATGCTGGCTCTCCTTCCTTTCGGCCTCGGCGAGGCCACTGCCCCAAGAACGCGGCGCCGCGCGAATGGATGCGCGGCCGCGCGCTTGCACGCGGCGGGCCGCCATGCTGGCTTGCGCCGCCATGCGCGACGATCCGCCCGCCGACCTCCTCGCCCCCCCGCCCGAATGGCTGCGCCGCGGCGCCCCCGCCGCCGTGCTGGCGGCGCTGCCCGGGGCGCGCGCCGTGGGCGGCGTGGTGCGCGACGCGCTGGCGGGCCGGCCGGTGCATGATGTCGATGTCGCCGCCCCCTACCCGCCGCGGGAGATCGCCGACCGCCTGCTGGCGGCCGGGCTGAAGGTGTTCGAGACCGGGCTGCAGCACGGCACCGTCACCGCCGTGCTCGACCACGAGCCGGTGGAGGTGACCAGCCTGCGCCGCGACCTGGTGACCGATGGCCGCCATGCCGAGGTCGCCTGGACCAGCGATTGGCGCGAGGACGCGGCGCGGCGCGACTTCACCTTCAACGCCCTGTCGATGGATGCCGAGGGGCGCATCTGGGATTATTTCGGCGGCCGCGAGGATCTCGCCGCCGGGCGGGTGCGCTTCGTGGGCGACCCGGCGACGCGGCTGGCCGAGGATTATCTGCGCGTGCTGCGTTTTTTTCGGTTCCATGCCCGCTACGGGCAGGGCGCGCCGGAGGAGGAAGCTCTGGCGGCGCTGCGCGAGGCCGTGCCGGGCCTGCCGCGCCTCTCCGCCGAGCGGGTCTGGATGGAGCTGAAGCGCCTGCTGGAAGGCCCGCGCCCGGCCGAGGCGCTGGCGCTGATGCGGCAGACCGGCGTGCTGGGGGCGGTGCTGCCCGAGGCCGGGGACCTCGCCCCGCTGGCGCGGCTGGACGGCCCGGCCGAGCCGGTGCTGCGCCTCTCCCTGCTGCTGCCGCCGGGCACCGCGCCGGATGGGCTGACGCAGCGCCTGCGCTTCTCCGGCGAGGAGGCGAAGCGGCTGCGCGCCCTGCTGCTGACCCCGCCCCCGCCGCCGGATCTGCAGGGCGCCGATCTGCGCCGCCTGCTGGCCGAGCACCCGCCCGGGCTGGTCACCGATCTGGCGCTGGCGGCCGAGGCGCGGGATGGCCGCGACCGCGCCGGCCTGCGCGCCCGCATCGCCGCCACGCCCCGCCCGGTCTTTCCGCTGCAGGGGCGCGACGCGCTGGCCGCCGGCCTGAAGCCGGGCCCGGCGGTGGGCCAGGCCCTGGCGCGGGTGAAGGCCTGGTGGATGGCGACCGGCTGCACCGCCAGCGCCGAGGAATGCCGGGCGCGGCTGCGCGACGCGGCCTAGCCCCCGGCGCAGGCGCGGCGCTGGGCGCGCAGGTTGCTGGCGTGGCAGCCGCGGTAGAATTCCGCTTCCGCGGGCGGCAGGCCAGCGGCCTCGGGCACCAGCTCGGCCAGTTCGGGCTCCCGCCCGCCCGCGCGCAGGCGGCGTTCCAGCGCGTCGAAATAGGCGATGTTGCCGTCCAGCAAAGCGGGCGAGGTCGTCTGACCATGCGCCGGCAGCACGCAGCCTGCCCCGAGCGCCCGCAGCCGCGCCAGCGACCCGCGCAGCGCCGCCAGGTCGGCGGGCGCGTCGCTCCACACCTCCGGGATCGGCCATTCGGCGGCGTCCATCGCCAGGCAGGTGGCGATCTCGGGGATCCACACCGCCAGATGGTCCGGCGTGTGGCCGGGCGTGTGCAGCAGATGCAGCGTCAGATCACCGCCCTGCAAGGCGAGCTCGCCATCGAAGGTGATGTCGGGCGGGTGCAGCGCGATCCCGGCGAAACGCGCCTCCTCGGCCGCCTTGCGCGCCAGCAGCGCCAGCATGGCCGGGTCGTGGTAGCGCGGCAGCGCCGCCTTGTGCGCCAGGATCGGCGCCCGCCCCGCCACCGCCGCATTGCCCCAGACATGATCCCAATCCATGTGGCTGTTGACCACATGGAGCGGCCGGTCGCCGATGCGCGGCGCCAGGCGCGCCAGCGCTTCGGCGCAGAGGGCGGGGGTCGCCAGCGTGTCGACCAGCACCGCCATGCGCGCGGCCAGCACCAGCACCGCATCCACCTCCGCACCCGCGCGCAGGATGACCAGGCGGGGGTCGACGCCCGGCGGTGTCAGGATCTCCAGCGCCACCCTCGGCCTCCCCTCACGCGATGAGGCCCGAGGCTGCGGCGCCGGGCGCGGCGGCGCAAGCCCCGCCCGGCCGAGGCCGCGCTTGCCTTCGCCCCCTGCGCGGTTCACATCCGCCAGGGCCGATGGCCGCCTCTCGCGGCGGGCCGGCGGGCACAGGAGGCATCATGCGGCTCTACGAAATCCCGGCGCATCTGCCCTTCCTCGGCACGCTGGCGGCCGGGGTGCTGCGCTGGGTGGGGCAGGACGACCCGCTGGCGCTGTCGCGCACCACCATCCTGCTGCCCACCCGCCGCGCCGCGCTGGCGCTGCGCGAAAGCTTCCTGCGCGAGGCCGGCGGCCGCACCCTGCTGCTGCCGCGCATGCATGCGCTGAGCGGCCTTTCCACCCAGGAGGCGGATGAGCTGTCGCTGCCGGCGCTGCTCGACCTGCCGCCGGCGGTGGAGCCCGCGGTGCGGCATTCGGTGCTGACCGCGCTGGTGATGCGCCTGCCGTCGCGCTTCGGCGGGCCGGACACGCCGGAACAGGCCTGGCGGCTGGCCACCGCGCTCGCCGAATGGCTGGACGAGACGGCGCTGGAAGGCTGCGACATGGCGCGGCTGGACACTCTGGTGCCGGAGGAATTCGCCACCCATTGGCAGGTGACGTTGACCTTCCTGCGCGGCGTGCTCTCCGCCTGGGAGGCGTGGCTGGCCGAGCAGGGGCTGATGGATATCGGCCCGCGCCGCGTCGCGGCGCTGCGCGCCCAGGCCGAGGCCTGGAAGCGCGAGCCGCCGCAGGACCCGGTGATCGCCGCCGGCATCGGCGCCGGCGGCACCATCCCCGCCGCCGCCGCGCTGCTGAAGGTGGTGGCGCAGATGCCGCAGGGCTGCGTCGTGCTGCATGGCGCGGGCGAGGTGAAGTCGGAGGCGCTCTGGGCCGCCATCGGCGAGAGTCCCACGCATCCGCTTTCCGGTCAGGTGCGGCTGCTCTCGGCGATGGATGCGACGCCCAAGGATCTGATGCCCTGGCCCGGCGGCGGCGAGGGCGATCCGGCGCTGCAGCGCCGCGCCGCGCTGATCGCCTGCGCGCTGCGCCCGGCCGCCGGCATCGAGGCCTGGCTGGAGCGCCGCCCGGAGCA includes these proteins:
- a CDS encoding CsbD family protein; amino-acid sequence: MDENRFTGAARETVGRAQEAVGAFTNNRDTQARGQVNQIQGQAENFMGQLCDNVREQPMTSLAIAAGIGYILGRLRIL
- a CDS encoding CCA tRNA nucleotidyltransferase — translated: MRDDPPADLLAPPPEWLRRGAPAAVLAALPGARAVGGVVRDALAGRPVHDVDVAAPYPPREIADRLLAAGLKVFETGLQHGTVTAVLDHEPVEVTSLRRDLVTDGRHAEVAWTSDWREDAARRDFTFNALSMDAEGRIWDYFGGREDLAAGRVRFVGDPATRLAEDYLRVLRFFRFHARYGQGAPEEEALAALREAVPGLPRLSAERVWMELKRLLEGPRPAEALALMRQTGVLGAVLPEAGDLAPLARLDGPAEPVLRLSLLLPPGTAPDGLTQRLRFSGEEAKRLRALLLTPPPPPDLQGADLRRLLAEHPPGLVTDLALAAEARDGRDRAGLRARIAATPRPVFPLQGRDALAAGLKPGPAVGQALARVKAWWMATGCTASAEECRARLRDAA
- a CDS encoding AsmA family protein, encoding MALRRILIWTGLPVLAVLLLILLWSWAWFIPLLERQASAKLGRPVAIGGLDVDLGRITGITLTDLRIANPEGFAEDPPFAAIPRLTVRLDAMEFIRHRRIIIPDIALERPVVTVLATDENRRNYDFPALTAADPNAPPADPAEAPQIGALRVQEGVVAVRHAPLRADMQVRVATEEPEGAEPRLRATAEGRYADQPITAELTGGAVLSLRDAEHPWPVKLDLANGPTRATLEGTLQDPLRFAGANLRLRFAGPDMARLTPLTGVPIPATPPYQVSGRLDYAAGAVRFTDIEGKVGRSDLGGQIAVTPRDGQRPLVEATLRSRQVDLDDLAGFIGAPPGDQVDRRQAARGRILPDDPLNLPKLEAADIRLTYDGGKILGRRMPLDDLHANLTIIDGAIGLHPLRFGVGTGRIEGQFDFTPLENARGLRVKAEARFQRVDLSRLMGVTPLGEGQGRIGGSARLEAQGASIADMLGSGDGAITLGMAGGNLSALLVDLSGLRLGNAILSALGLPNRTQVQCFIGDMALRRGNLSTRAVLIDTEDALISGMGDISLRNERLDYRLRTEAKHFTIGALTTDILIRGPFRDPSVMPEPVELGVRGAAAVGLGIISLPLAILPTIRFGIGEDDRCEGLVRRAR
- a CDS encoding ankyrin repeat domain-containing protein; translation: MRRLLKLAPLPLLSALLLGTALPAAAQSLRGPMVPEAQPQAPRREAPALPGLAGRGRTPVIPAEPNQQSLGPNEALFDAINRGDMAAARDAMARGADLNARNVLGLTPIDSAVDQNRTEIAFFLLAARGTVVGGGDNLPPPPPGGPRGASAAAGAPLAAPPPAGQRSARATPAPRPQPAAPAARAPADPGTPRPDRGFLGFDAGG
- a CDS encoding MBL fold metallo-hydrolase → MALEILTPPGVDPRLVILRAGAEVDAVLVLAARMAVLVDTLATPALCAEALARLAPRIGDRPLHVVNSHMDWDHVWGNAAVAGRAPILAHKAALPRYHDPAMLALLARKAAEEARFAGIALHPPDITFDGELALQGGDLTLHLLHTPGHTPDHLAVWIPEIATCLAMDAAEWPIPEVWSDAPADLAALRGSLARLRALGAGCVLPAHGQTTSPALLDGNIAYFDALERRLRAGGREPELAELVPEAAGLPPAEAEFYRGCHASNLRAQRRACAGG
- a CDS encoding NAD(P)/FAD-dependent oxidoreductase, which produces MDVDLIVLGSGTAGVKVATTCRAVGWRVALVESRQFGGTCALRGCEPKKVFWTLAEAAERAQRLSGKGVGGGGAVTLDWAAAQRFKRSFTDPVPDARRDSLERAGITALHGQPRFRGPEHLDVEGQEIRFRHALIATGAEPAELPIAGRENLATSDDFLALEEMPKSLVLLGGGYISFECAHLARRAGAEVTILEGGDRPLAQFDQALVARLVEKTRALGIRVELNCKAAAIRPNAGGFRVECEDGRGFAGAMVLHGLGRRPALSGLGLEAAGVPVEKGRLLLDPYLRSSGNERVFAAGDAAAQGPALTPVASHDAAVVARNLLEGCHTKPDYSVVPSAAFTLPPLAAVGLTEAQAKERGIDYELREGDMAGYQSVRRTGEDTAAFRLLIAPGSGAILGAHLLGPEAPDSINLFALAMRAGMGAEALSRMMTAYPTGGSNIASMLG
- a CDS encoding NAD(P)/FAD-dependent oxidoreductase gives rise to the protein MSTYDVAVVGGGPAGLSAALLLGRARRRVLLLDSGEHRNDPARMMHGFLTRDGIPPAEFRRIAREQLAAYPEVELRDARVEAVEPGFTLHLAEGATPVAARAVLLATGMADQLPEIPGLPELYGLDAWHCPYCDGWERRDQPMAVLGEGVAGYRMALEMRGWSSDLVLCCQGRRPEARHRARLAQLGIGLREARVVELLSEGGRLFALRLADGEVLPRSVLVLAAAQRQRSDLAQRLGCGLTRGGLIRAAHDGATEVPGLYVAGDAAPHLQMAVVAAAQGAMAAFAINASLLRDVVLPAASGGRP